The proteins below come from a single Eptesicus fuscus isolate TK198812 chromosome 5, DD_ASM_mEF_20220401, whole genome shotgun sequence genomic window:
- the RPS27L gene encoding 40S ribosomal protein S27-like, whose translation MPLARDLLHPSLEEEKKKHKKKRLVQSPNSYFMDVKCPGCYKITTVFSHAQTVVLCVGCSTVLCQPTGGKARLTEGCSFRRKQH comes from the exons ATGCCT TTGGCTAGAGACTTACTACATCCGTCcttggaagaggaaaagaaaaaacataaaaagaaacgGCTAGTTCAAAGcccaaattcttattttatggatGTAAAATGTCCAG GTTGCTACAAGATCACCACGGTTTTCAGCCATGCTCAGACAGTGGTTCTTTGCGTAGGCTGTTCAACAGTGTTGTGCCAGCCGACAGGAGGAAAGGCTAGACTCACGGAAG GGTGTTCATTTAGAAGAAAGCAACACTAA